A stretch of the Thiocystis violascens DSM 198 genome encodes the following:
- a CDS encoding TusE/DsrC/DsvC family sulfur relay protein — protein MSTMQIAGRDLAFNKQRLLANFDDWSMSVAEALAEDEGLVLSECHWKIIHFLREYYDAHEMPPSPRVIVKAIGTELSAHVPCTRKHLEGLFPNGGCKQACRIAGLPRYYCHSC, from the coding sequence ATGTCTACCATGCAGATCGCGGGGCGGGATCTGGCGTTCAATAAACAACGCCTGCTAGCCAATTTCGATGACTGGAGCATGAGCGTTGCCGAGGCACTGGCGGAAGACGAAGGTCTCGTCCTTTCCGAATGCCACTGGAAAATCATTCACTTCCTACGAGAATACTACGACGCTCATGAGATGCCTCCATCGCCGCGAGTGATCGTCAAGGCGATCGGCACGGAACTGTCCGCGCATGTCCCCTGCACCCGCAAGCACCTGGAAGGTCTTTTTCCAAATGGAGGCTGCAAACAAGCCTGCCGCATCGCCGGACTGCCGAGATATTACTGTCATTCCTGCTGA
- the aqpZ gene encoding aquaporin Z codes for MTRSLAELIGTFWLVLGGCGSAVLAAAFPDVGIGLLGVSFAFGLTVLTMAYAIGHISGCHLNPAVSLGLAVGGRFSFADLPVYIIAQVLGAIAAAALIYFIASDVGAFNDQMAAFTLGANSLAVNGYAELSPGGYGMGAALATEAVLTAMFLFIILGATDKRGHGVSAGLAIGLTLTLIHLISIPVTNTSVNPARSTGPALILAFLGEGKAMGQLWLFWVAPLAGAALGGLIYRLFEQKEG; via the coding sequence ATGACTCGTTCCCTCGCCGAACTGATCGGAACCTTCTGGCTTGTCCTTGGAGGCTGCGGCAGCGCCGTTCTCGCCGCGGCATTTCCCGATGTCGGAATCGGCTTGCTTGGCGTCTCCTTTGCGTTCGGCCTCACGGTGCTGACCATGGCCTACGCGATCGGGCATATCTCGGGCTGCCACCTCAATCCCGCGGTCTCGCTGGGCCTGGCGGTTGGGGGACGTTTCAGTTTTGCGGATCTGCCTGTCTATATCATCGCGCAAGTACTCGGCGCCATCGCGGCGGCGGCCCTGATCTATTTCATCGCCAGCGACGTGGGCGCCTTCAACGACCAGATGGCGGCCTTCACGCTCGGCGCGAACAGTCTCGCCGTGAACGGTTACGCCGAATTATCGCCTGGCGGATATGGCATGGGGGCGGCCCTAGCGACTGAAGCGGTCTTGACCGCCATGTTCCTCTTCATCATCCTTGGCGCCACGGATAAGCGCGGCCATGGGGTGTCCGCCGGTCTGGCCATCGGACTGACCCTGACGCTGATCCATCTGATCTCGATTCCGGTCACCAACACCTCGGTGAATCCCGCGCGCAGCACCGGCCCCGCGCTGATCCTGGCCTTCCTGGGCGAGGGCAAGGCGATGGGGCAACTCTGGCTGTTCTGGGTCGCGCCGCTTGCCGGCGCGGCGCTTGGCGGTCTGATCTATCGTTTGTTCGAGCAAAAGGAAGGTTAA